The following coding sequences lie in one Treponema socranskii subsp. buccale genomic window:
- the dapA gene encoding 4-hydroxy-tetrahydrodipicolinate synthase translates to MIRLRGAFTAMITPMKEDGSIDYDGYRKLLRFQMEEGIDGLVPLGTTGETPTLDEDEEQRIIDVVMEEVRAFEKAKSVKVPVVLGAGSNNTRDAVRYTERAKKAGADAALVVTPYYNKPSSEGIFRHFEAVSRVGIPILVYNIAGRTGKNIDTPTLSRIADLPNIAGVKEASGSISQMTDVIATIKSKHPDFAVLSGDDAMTLPLLASGGDGVVSVVSNAAPALVSEMVRAALSGDYEAARKIHYRLLPFFKAAFIDGNPTSIKYAMRVKGLPSGSVRLPLVDVHDEAKKIIEEALSACGL, encoded by the coding sequence ATGATACGGTTACGCGGTGCATTTACGGCGATGATTACGCCGATGAAGGAAGACGGTTCGATCGATTATGACGGATATCGAAAGCTGCTCCGTTTTCAAATGGAAGAGGGCATCGACGGACTCGTGCCGCTCGGTACGACGGGCGAAACGCCGACGCTCGATGAAGACGAAGAACAGCGTATCATCGACGTCGTAATGGAAGAAGTGCGTGCGTTCGAAAAAGCGAAGAGCGTCAAAGTGCCTGTCGTCCTCGGCGCGGGCAGCAACAATACGAGAGATGCCGTCCGTTACACGGAGCGCGCAAAAAAAGCGGGCGCGGATGCCGCTCTCGTCGTAACTCCTTATTACAATAAACCTTCGTCCGAAGGCATATTTCGGCACTTTGAAGCGGTTTCTCGCGTAGGCATTCCGATCCTCGTGTACAATATCGCCGGCCGCACCGGAAAAAACATCGATACGCCGACGCTTTCGCGCATCGCGGATTTGCCGAATATCGCGGGCGTAAAAGAAGCGAGCGGCAGCATTTCGCAGATGACGGACGTTATCGCGACGATTAAATCGAAGCATCCCGACTTTGCCGTACTGAGCGGGGATGACGCGATGACGCTTCCGCTTTTGGCGTCGGGCGGCGACGGCGTCGTATCGGTCGTTTCGAATGCGGCGCCTGCTCTCGTTTCGGAAATGGTAAGAGCGGCTCTTTCCGGCGATTATGAAGCGGCGCGGAAAATTCATTATCGCCTGCTGCCGTTTTTCAAAGCGGCTTTTATCGACGGAAATCCCACGTCGATAAAATATGCGATGCGCGTCAAAGGTTTGCCTTCGGGGAGCGTGCGTTTGCCGCTCGTCGACGTGCACGACGAGGCGAAAAAGATTATCGAAGAAGCGCTTTCGGCGTGCGGATTATAA
- a CDS encoding D-2-hydroxyacid dehydrogenase has protein sequence MKKLVCVWNLTAEQKRALETEAHDRYEVAYCAANDATKELIQSAEIIFGNADPVLLKNASNLKWMQLNSAGADAYIAPGVFPVGAKLTNASGAYGQAVAEHMFAVMLMLMKKLHLYRDAQNKSVWTDMGDVTTPEGACVLIVGTGDIGTYFAHLVKGVGAYTIGIKRKAASALDFFDEVAAIDKLDEMLERADVVASVLPSNASTEGMWNEARFSRMKRTAFFLNAGRGSAVNSDDLYAALTEKLIAGAAIDVTVPEPLPADSKLWKTPNLILTPHVAGGYHLPETFRRIFAIALDNLKRFTNGQALVNEVDFTTGCRK, from the coding sequence ATGAAAAAACTTGTATGCGTGTGGAATCTGACAGCGGAACAAAAGCGCGCGCTTGAAACGGAGGCGCACGATCGATATGAAGTAGCGTACTGCGCGGCGAATGACGCGACAAAGGAACTCATACAAAGCGCCGAAATCATCTTCGGAAATGCGGATCCTGTTTTATTAAAAAATGCTTCGAATCTCAAATGGATGCAGCTCAATTCCGCAGGCGCCGATGCGTACATCGCTCCCGGCGTTTTTCCCGTCGGCGCGAAACTTACCAATGCGAGCGGCGCATACGGACAAGCCGTCGCGGAGCACATGTTCGCCGTCATGCTCATGCTTATGAAAAAGCTGCACCTGTACCGCGATGCGCAAAATAAATCCGTATGGACCGATATGGGAGATGTGACGACGCCTGAAGGCGCGTGCGTTTTGATTGTCGGAACGGGCGATATAGGAACGTATTTTGCCCATCTCGTTAAAGGCGTCGGCGCTTACACGATCGGCATAAAACGAAAGGCCGCCTCCGCGCTTGATTTTTTCGATGAAGTGGCTGCGATCGACAAACTTGACGAAATGCTGGAGCGTGCCGATGTCGTTGCGTCCGTTTTGCCGTCGAATGCGTCGACCGAGGGAATGTGGAACGAAGCGCGATTTTCCCGTATGAAAAGGACTGCATTTTTTTTGAATGCCGGACGAGGCAGCGCCGTAAATTCTGACGACCTCTATGCGGCGCTTACGGAAAAACTGATCGCCGGTGCGGCAATCGACGTTACCGTTCCCGAACCGCTTCCCGCCGATTCGAAGCTTTGGAAAACGCCGAATTTGATTTTGACACCGCACGTTGCAGGCGGGTATCATTTGCCGGAAACTTTTCGGCGCATCTTTGCGATCGCGCTCGATAATTTGAAACGCTTTACAAACGGACAAGCGCTTGTCAATGAAGTCGATTTTACGACCGGCTGTCGAAAATAA
- a CDS encoding RluA family pseudouridine synthase, with protein METIFFIADEASRLDELLRKKLPPYFGTEASVSNSKIRRLIIAGAVFSNGAQRRIPAYMIKKGCRIAVKIDREKFFYEKQNDDISFELSEKSILYEDDFLIIVDKPAFFLTEPTIAGKRDNMHDAVISWLWKKNPSLRNKPYAGIMHRLDRTTSGVLLFTKQRSVNARIHELFENGGVRKIYRALAAKPFAPPEAYFSVESRIGKLGGSGMWGEVTDGRGRFARTDFTVLGECTRDGKKLLRIEAKPLTGRTHQIRIHLASRGMPIFGDERYGGERAERLFLHAYSLSFVHPVSGDMLTVCAKLPEGF; from the coding sequence GTGGAAACGATTTTTTTTATCGCCGATGAAGCTTCCCGTCTCGACGAGCTTTTGCGAAAAAAACTGCCGCCGTATTTCGGTACTGAAGCATCCGTAAGCAATTCCAAAATACGGCGCCTCATCATCGCAGGCGCGGTATTTTCGAACGGTGCGCAGCGCCGCATCCCCGCGTATATGATAAAAAAGGGATGCCGCATCGCCGTAAAAATCGATCGGGAAAAATTTTTTTACGAAAAGCAAAACGACGACATATCTTTTGAACTTTCCGAAAAATCGATTTTATACGAAGACGATTTTTTAATAATCGTCGATAAACCCGCTTTCTTTCTTACCGAACCGACGATTGCGGGAAAGCGGGACAATATGCACGACGCCGTCATATCGTGGCTGTGGAAAAAAAATCCTTCGCTTCGAAACAAGCCGTATGCGGGTATCATGCACCGCCTCGACAGGACGACGAGCGGGGTTTTGCTTTTTACAAAACAGCGTTCGGTAAACGCGCGCATACACGAACTGTTCGAAAACGGCGGCGTGCGAAAAATATACCGCGCCCTCGCCGCAAAACCTTTTGCGCCGCCCGAAGCGTACTTCAGCGTCGAAAGCAGAATCGGCAAGCTCGGCGGAAGCGGCATGTGGGGTGAAGTAACGGACGGGCGAGGGCGCTTTGCGCGTACGGATTTTACGGTGCTCGGCGAATGCACGAGGGACGGAAAAAAATTGTTAAGAATTGAAGCGAAGCCCCTTACGGGACGCACGCATCAAATCCGCATTCACCTCGCCTCTCGCGGTATGCCGATTTTCGGCGACGAACGCTACGGCGGAGAAAGAGCGGAACGGCTTTTTCTGCACGCGTATTCGCTTTCGTTTGTGCATCCGGTAAGCGGCGATATGCTTACGGTGTGTGCAAAGCTGCCGGAAGGGTTTTAA
- the asnA gene encoding aspartate--ammonia ligase, translated as MNELPLHYKPILNSKETEHAIVLIKNFFQTALSTELNLTRVTAPLFVQSGLGVNDDLNGVERPVSFPVKDMENKRMEIVQSLAKWKRLKVTELGMRSGFGIYTDMNAIRPDETLDAIHSLYVDQWDWEMAIEPENRTVFYLHEIVKKIYRCLKRAEFYIYDHYASIAPSLPENITLLYADDLEKEYPALTPHEREAKAAKKYGAVFITGIGGKMPSGSVHDGRAPDYDDWITETGDGHRGLNGDIIVWNGVLKAPLELSSMGIRVSPESLKAQLKERGCTDREKFEFHKKLLKGELLQTLGGGIGQSRLCMFLLKKAHIGETQVSIWPKKMIKDCADLGIALL; from the coding sequence ATGAATGAATTGCCGTTGCATTACAAGCCGATACTGAATTCGAAAGAGACGGAACACGCGATCGTCCTGATAAAAAATTTTTTCCAAACGGCGCTTTCGACCGAATTGAATTTGACGCGCGTTACGGCGCCGCTTTTCGTACAGAGCGGACTCGGCGTAAACGACGATTTGAACGGCGTCGAACGGCCGGTATCGTTTCCGGTAAAAGATATGGAAAACAAGCGCATGGAAATCGTGCAGTCGCTCGCCAAGTGGAAGCGCTTGAAAGTGACGGAGCTCGGCATGCGATCGGGTTTCGGCATTTACACGGATATGAATGCGATCCGTCCCGACGAAACGCTCGATGCGATTCATTCTCTGTACGTCGATCAGTGGGATTGGGAAATGGCGATCGAGCCTGAAAATCGCACGGTGTTTTACCTGCACGAAATCGTAAAAAAAATTTACCGCTGCCTCAAGCGCGCCGAGTTTTATATTTACGATCACTACGCTTCGATTGCGCCGTCTCTCCCGGAAAATATTACGCTTTTGTATGCCGATGATTTGGAAAAGGAATACCCCGCTCTTACTCCGCACGAGCGGGAAGCGAAGGCTGCAAAAAAATACGGCGCGGTGTTTATAACCGGCATCGGCGGAAAAATGCCGAGCGGTTCCGTTCACGACGGGCGCGCGCCCGATTACGACGATTGGATTACCGAAACGGGCGACGGACACCGCGGCTTGAACGGCGATATCATCGTATGGAACGGCGTGCTGAAAGCGCCGCTCGAACTTTCGTCCATGGGCATCCGCGTTTCTCCCGAATCGCTGAAAGCGCAGCTCAAAGAGCGGGGCTGTACCGACCGCGAAAAATTCGAGTTCCACAAAAAATTATTAAAAGGCGAACTGCTGCAAACGCTCGGAGGCGGTATCGGGCAGTCTCGCTTGTGTATGTTTTTGCTCAAAAAAGCGCACATCGGCGAAACGCAGGTGAGCATTTGGCCGAAAAAAATGATTAAAGACTGCGCCGACTTGGGCATCGCGCTTTTGTAG
- a CDS encoding adenine phosphoribosyltransferase, giving the protein MTDLEVLDGAIRRVPDFPKPGILFYDITGIFVNPQAFSFCIDSMVNIYRDKHIDAIAGVESRGFLFAAPFALRMGIPLVLVRKKGKLPGDKYTCAYSLEYGQAEIEAHKSDIRKGKRYLIVDDLIATGGTLQASRNLIEQGGGIVSDFFGVIGLADLHYKEALEPIRVTTLIDYHGA; this is encoded by the coding sequence ATGACCGATCTTGAAGTGCTCGACGGCGCGATCCGTCGTGTTCCCGACTTTCCGAAGCCGGGGATTCTTTTCTACGATATCACCGGCATCTTCGTCAATCCGCAGGCGTTTTCGTTTTGTATCGACAGCATGGTAAACATATACCGCGATAAACATATCGATGCGATTGCCGGCGTCGAATCGCGCGGCTTTTTGTTCGCGGCTCCGTTTGCGCTTCGCATGGGTATCCCGCTCGTGCTCGTGCGTAAAAAAGGAAAACTTCCGGGCGATAAATATACGTGCGCGTATTCGCTCGAATACGGACAAGCGGAAATCGAAGCGCATAAATCGGACATCCGAAAGGGAAAGCGCTATCTCATCGTCGACGATTTGATCGCGACGGGCGGAACGCTCCAAGCTTCCCGTAACCTTATCGAACAGGGAGGAGGAATCGTTTCCGATTTTTTCGGCGTCATAGGACTTGCCGATCTGCACTACAAAGAAGCGCTTGAGCCGATACGCGTTACGACGCTCATCGATTATCACGGCGCATGA
- a CDS encoding prephenate dehydrogenase — protein MNAMSSLRDAVYGIVGLGIMGGSVAKAIRSNVLDMPDSPGKIFACDALGATLDAAVRDGVIDKGFAPSEAGAMLSECDIVYICLYPHATLEFIKAHRDDFKSASIVTDISGVKTFLADGLAKFSRDDVDFIFGHPMAGGEKEGYVNSNGAYFKGRNYILMLQPSNKAENVALIKSLIAAMGFTRIVETDCKTHDRKIAFTSQLCHVIASALVKSAEDETITEFGGGSFEDLTRIAMINAPLWTELFLSNKDELLSHIDSFEKQLALIKKAVAESDAASLEAYLEDVRTRRMNMGTFVVKTSKRSY, from the coding sequence ATGAATGCAATGAGTAGTCTTCGGGATGCCGTTTACGGCATCGTCGGACTCGGTATCATGGGCGGTTCCGTCGCAAAAGCGATACGCTCCAACGTGCTCGATATGCCTGATTCTCCGGGAAAAATTTTTGCGTGCGATGCGCTTGGCGCAACGCTCGACGCTGCCGTCCGAGACGGCGTTATCGACAAGGGCTTTGCTCCGAGCGAAGCGGGCGCGATGCTTTCCGAGTGCGATATCGTATATATTTGCCTTTATCCGCACGCGACGCTCGAATTTATTAAAGCGCACCGAGACGATTTTAAAAGCGCTTCGATCGTCACCGACATAAGCGGCGTTAAAACCTTTTTAGCCGACGGTCTTGCAAAATTTTCGAGAGACGACGTCGATTTTATTTTCGGGCATCCGATGGCGGGCGGAGAAAAAGAAGGCTATGTCAATTCGAACGGCGCGTATTTTAAAGGGCGAAATTATATTTTGATGCTGCAGCCTTCTAATAAAGCCGAAAACGTTGCGCTCATAAAAAGCCTTATCGCCGCGATGGGCTTTACGCGCATCGTCGAAACGGACTGCAAAACTCACGATCGAAAAATCGCATTTACGAGTCAGCTCTGCCACGTTATCGCGTCCGCCCTCGTCAAAAGTGCCGAAGACGAAACGATCACCGAATTCGGCGGCGGCAGCTTTGAAGACTTGACGCGCATTGCGATGATCAACGCGCCGCTGTGGACGGAACTGTTTCTCTCAAACAAAGACGAACTCCTTTCGCATATCGATTCATTTGAAAAGCAGCTTGCGCTTATAAAAAAAGCCGTCGCGGAAAGCGATGCCGCCTCGCTCGAAGCCTACCTCGAAGACGTCCGCACGCGGCGCATGAATATGGGAACCTTCGTCGTAAAAACGAGTAAGCGTTCGTATTGA
- the aroF gene encoding 3-deoxy-7-phosphoheptulonate synthase, translated as MIIVLKKNATDAEMQDFIRQWKEKGYGVHVSRGEEATILGLLGDTTKLDTESVIADPIVEDVKRVTAPYKMANRAFHPDNTVIVVGTGGSAVRFGGDTVPVIAGPCSVESEEQVVAIAKEVKKAGAKLLRGGAFKPRTSPYAFQGLGALGLEFLKSAKKETGLPIVTELMDVRQLQYFADVDVIQIGARNMQNFDLLKEMGKAGKPILLKRGMAATVKELLMSAEYIMASGNENVILCERGVRTFDSYTRNCLDVSAVPYLHKVSHLPVIIDPSHACGMSWMVPTLAKAAVAAGADGLIIEVHNDPSRALCDGEQSLRPDEFASLMKTLARVAEIERRSV; from the coding sequence ATGATTATTGTTTTGAAAAAAAATGCGACGGATGCCGAGATGCAGGATTTTATCCGGCAGTGGAAAGAAAAGGGGTACGGCGTACACGTTTCGCGCGGTGAAGAAGCGACGATTCTCGGTTTGCTCGGCGATACGACAAAGCTCGATACGGAAAGCGTCATCGCCGATCCGATCGTCGAAGACGTAAAGCGCGTTACGGCTCCGTATAAAATGGCAAACCGCGCCTTCCATCCCGACAATACGGTAATCGTCGTCGGTACGGGAGGATCTGCGGTACGATTCGGAGGCGATACGGTTCCGGTGATCGCAGGTCCCTGCTCCGTCGAAAGCGAAGAGCAGGTCGTTGCGATTGCAAAAGAAGTCAAAAAGGCGGGCGCAAAACTGCTGAGAGGCGGTGCGTTCAAACCGCGCACGTCTCCCTATGCGTTCCAAGGGCTCGGCGCGCTCGGTCTTGAATTTTTAAAATCGGCAAAAAAGGAAACGGGGCTTCCGATCGTCACCGAATTGATGGACGTGCGCCAGCTGCAGTATTTCGCCGACGTCGACGTCATTCAAATCGGTGCACGCAATATGCAAAATTTCGATTTATTAAAAGAGATGGGCAAAGCGGGGAAACCGATTTTATTAAAACGCGGCATGGCGGCGACGGTCAAAGAACTGCTTATGTCCGCCGAATACATTATGGCGAGCGGCAACGAAAACGTCATACTCTGTGAACGCGGCGTGCGCACTTTCGATTCCTATACGCGTAACTGTCTCGACGTGAGCGCCGTTCCGTATCTGCACAAAGTGAGCCATCTTCCCGTCATTATCGATCCGAGCCATGCGTGCGGCATGAGCTGGATGGTGCCGACGCTTGCAAAGGCGGCGGTCGCGGCGGGTGCGGACGGCCTCATCATCGAAGTGCATAACGATCCGAGCCGCGCGCTGTGTGACGGAGAGCAGAGCCTGCGCCCGGACGAATTCGCTTCGCTGATGAAAACGCTCGCCCGCGTTGCGGAAATCGAAAGACGAAGCGTGTAA
- a CDS encoding ABC transporter ATP-binding protein: MPETKRFEKKGYAKPKHTRSTIKRLASYMAQYKALWIAVFILIAVNAGSSVVSSYAIKPALNDYIIPLIGKQNPDLTKFIKMLGFVFSIFAAGSFASWGSSRIMLHISSDVFFRIRSDLFEKLETLPIKYYDTRTHGEIMSRFTNDIDTLRDVFSQSLGQLFSSAITVSGIFAMMIVLSPVLTLIAAASIALIMLLAAFVGKKSAGAFRDQQKNIGRVNGYIEELIEGLRVVKVFNHEREAIASFASLNGELCASGIRANAYAGMLMPLMGNLSHVQYALVAVAGALFVIGGKLDLGSIAAFLQYTRNFSRPITMMSQQFNGILNALAGAERVFAVIDEAGEADEGKLSLVNACEARDKFGKTQLVQSFAYTGEWAWKDLSDTKLIKLRGDVAFDHVSFGYDEGKTVLHDICIRALPGRKIALVGSTGSGKTTVINLLTRFYDVAEDSGSITYDGIPINKIRKDDLRRSLGIVLQDTHLFSGTIRDNIAYGNLEASDAQIVAAARLANADAFIRRLEKGYDTVISGDGGNLSQGQRQLIAIARAAVADPPVLILDEATSSIDTRTEMLIQKGMDSLMKGRTVFVIAHRLSTVRNADEIVVLEHGTIIERGTHDELIASGGRYYRLYTGSAILE, translated from the coding sequence ATGCCGGAAACAAAGCGATTCGAAAAAAAAGGCTATGCGAAGCCGAAGCATACGCGCTCGACGATAAAGCGGCTCGCGTCTTATATGGCGCAATACAAAGCGTTGTGGATTGCGGTTTTCATCCTTATCGCCGTAAACGCAGGATCGAGCGTCGTCAGTTCGTATGCGATAAAACCCGCTCTCAACGACTATATCATTCCGCTTATCGGAAAACAAAATCCCGATTTAACGAAATTTATTAAAATGCTCGGCTTTGTTTTTTCGATTTTTGCCGCAGGCTCTTTCGCTTCATGGGGCAGTTCTCGTATCATGCTGCATATTTCGTCGGACGTGTTCTTTCGGATCCGAAGCGATCTGTTCGAAAAACTTGAAACGCTCCCGATAAAATATTACGATACCCGTACGCACGGCGAAATCATGTCGCGCTTTACGAACGATATCGATACGCTGCGCGATGTGTTCAGTCAGAGTTTGGGGCAGCTTTTTTCGTCGGCCATTACCGTCTCAGGCATATTTGCAATGATGATCGTGCTGAGTCCCGTGCTCACGCTTATCGCCGCCGCTTCGATTGCGCTCATCATGCTGCTCGCCGCTTTTGTCGGAAAAAAGAGCGCGGGCGCATTCCGCGATCAGCAAAAAAATATCGGACGGGTAAACGGCTATATCGAAGAACTCATCGAAGGGCTGCGCGTCGTCAAAGTGTTCAATCACGAACGCGAAGCGATCGCTTCTTTTGCTTCGCTCAACGGCGAGCTTTGCGCTTCGGGGATCCGCGCGAATGCTTACGCGGGTATGCTCATGCCGCTTATGGGAAATCTTTCGCACGTTCAGTACGCGCTCGTCGCGGTCGCAGGTGCGCTCTTCGTCATCGGCGGCAAGCTCGACTTGGGTTCCATCGCCGCCTTTTTGCAGTACACGCGAAATTTCAGCCGGCCGATAACGATGATGAGTCAGCAGTTCAACGGAATATTGAACGCGCTCGCCGGTGCGGAGCGGGTGTTCGCGGTCATCGATGAGGCGGGCGAAGCCGACGAAGGAAAGCTGTCCCTTGTCAATGCATGTGAAGCGCGCGATAAATTCGGGAAAACGCAGCTCGTGCAGTCTTTCGCATATACCGGCGAATGGGCGTGGAAAGATCTCTCCGACACGAAATTGATAAAGCTGCGAGGTGACGTCGCCTTCGATCACGTGAGTTTCGGCTATGACGAAGGAAAAACCGTTTTGCACGACATTTGTATACGCGCCTTACCCGGACGGAAGATCGCGCTCGTCGGCTCAACCGGCAGCGGAAAGACGACGGTGATAAATCTTTTGACACGCTTTTACGACGTCGCCGAAGATTCGGGCAGCATCACGTACGACGGCATTCCGATCAATAAAATCAGAAAAGACGATTTACGCCGTTCGCTCGGTATCGTGCTGCAGGACACGCATCTTTTTTCCGGAACGATACGCGACAATATCGCCTACGGCAATTTGGAAGCAAGCGATGCGCAGATTGTCGCTGCGGCTCGCCTTGCAAATGCGGACGCTTTTATCCGCAGACTTGAAAAGGGATACGATACCGTCATTTCGGGCGACGGCGGAAATTTGAGTCAGGGGCAAAGACAGCTCATCGCGATCGCGCGCGCCGCCGTCGCCGATCCGCCGGTGCTCATCCTCGATGAAGCGACGAGTTCGATCGACACGAGAACCGAAATGCTCATTCAAAAAGGCATGGACAGCCTTATGAAAGGCAGGACGGTGTTCGTCATCGCGCACCGCCTCAGCACCGTCCGCAATGCGGATGAAATCGTCGTGCTGGAACATGGTACGATCATCGAGCGCGGTACGCACGATGAGCTCATCGCGTCGGGCGGCCGCTATTATCGACTGTATACGGGCAGCGCGATTTTGGAGTAG
- a CDS encoding ABC transporter ATP-binding protein → MPALRNLIRGLEKKYIAYTCLSPFTMIGEVVMETVIPYIMSRIIDVGIAQGDIAYVVRTGGIMIGCAIVSLLCGAAGAFFAASASQGFSHNLRRKLFANVQDFSFADIDEFGTASLVTRLTVDVTNAQNVYQTLIRPSVRAPFMLVSGTVMAYVINRRLASIFLVSIPILIIAIAIVSSKAYPRFGKMLAKYDALNTIIQENLIAIRVVKAFVRGKFECEKFAFSADGVRRAQVSAEKVVLWIWPVMQMTVYSTIIASLWFGGNMIIAGDMKTGELVSFLSYITQILMSLLMLGMIFVSLVLSRASIARINEVLDKKSSVAPPDAGLKIIKDGSIDFENVSFRYSKKAGSFALENVSLHIASGQVAGIIGGTGSSKTTLVSLIPRLYDVSAGAVRVGGEDVRRYDLTALRDGVSMVLQKNVLFSGTIKENLKWGDKEASDEAIVAACKAADAAVFIESFPSGYDTVLGQGGVNISGGQKQRLCIARALLKNPKILIFDDSTSAVDTATEARIRSALKNSHPETTKIIIAQRISSVRDADVIFVLDEGKISGFGTHETLLKSNAIYREVYESQRTVGV, encoded by the coding sequence ATGCCGGCGCTGCGAAATCTGATTAGAGGACTTGAAAAAAAATATATTGCATATACGTGTTTGTCTCCGTTTACGATGATCGGAGAGGTTGTCATGGAGACGGTGATTCCGTACATCATGTCGCGCATCATCGACGTGGGCATCGCGCAGGGCGATATCGCTTATGTCGTGCGTACCGGCGGCATTATGATAGGCTGTGCGATCGTTTCGCTTTTGTGCGGTGCGGCCGGAGCATTCTTTGCAGCTTCCGCTTCTCAGGGATTTTCCCACAATCTCAGGCGAAAGCTCTTTGCAAACGTGCAGGATTTTTCTTTCGCCGATATCGATGAGTTCGGAACGGCTTCACTCGTCACACGCCTTACCGTCGACGTGACGAATGCGCAAAACGTGTATCAGACGCTCATCCGTCCGAGCGTGCGCGCGCCCTTTATGCTCGTATCGGGTACGGTTATGGCATACGTTATAAATCGCCGCCTCGCTTCGATTTTTCTCGTTTCGATTCCGATTTTAATAATCGCCATCGCCATCGTTTCTTCGAAAGCGTATCCCCGGTTCGGAAAAATGCTTGCAAAATACGACGCGCTCAATACGATCATTCAGGAAAATCTCATCGCGATCCGAGTTGTAAAAGCTTTTGTGCGCGGAAAATTCGAATGCGAAAAATTCGCTTTTTCGGCGGACGGCGTAAGACGTGCGCAGGTTTCGGCGGAAAAAGTTGTTTTATGGATTTGGCCCGTCATGCAGATGACCGTGTACAGTACGATTATCGCTTCTCTGTGGTTCGGCGGCAATATGATAATTGCAGGCGATATGAAAACGGGAGAGCTCGTAAGCTTTCTTTCGTACATCACACAAATCCTCATGTCGCTTTTAATGCTCGGCATGATTTTCGTTTCGCTCGTGCTTTCCCGTGCGTCGATCGCGCGCATAAACGAAGTGCTTGATAAAAAAAGCTCCGTCGCACCTCCCGATGCCGGACTGAAAATTATTAAAGACGGTTCCATCGATTTTGAAAACGTATCGTTCCGCTATTCCAAAAAGGCAGGCAGCTTCGCCCTTGAAAACGTCAGCCTGCACATTGCAAGCGGACAGGTCGCAGGCATCATCGGCGGTACCGGCTCTTCGAAGACGACGCTCGTTTCGCTTATTCCCCGCCTGTACGATGTAAGTGCCGGTGCGGTAAGGGTCGGCGGAGAAGATGTGAGACGCTATGATTTGACGGCTCTCCGAGACGGCGTTTCGATGGTGCTGCAAAAAAACGTTTTATTCAGCGGTACGATAAAAGAAAATCTCAAATGGGGCGATAAAGAGGCGAGCGATGAAGCGATCGTTGCGGCGTGCAAAGCGGCGGATGCCGCAGTCTTTATCGAATCTTTTCCGTCGGGTTACGATACGGTGCTCGGGCAGGGCGGCGTCAATATTTCCGGCGGGCAAAAGCAGCGGCTGTGTATTGCGCGCGCATTGTTGAAAAATCCGAAAATATTGATTTTCGACGACAGCACGAGCGCAGTCGATACGGCGACCGAAGCGCGTATACGCTCCGCTTTAAAAAATTCGCATCCCGAGACGACGAAGATCATCATCGCGCAGCGCATTTCATCGGTGCGGGACGCCGACGTCATCTTCGTGCTCGACGAAGGCAAAATAAGCGGTTTCGGCACGCATGAAACATTGTTAAAATCGAATGCGATCTATAGAGAAGTGTACGAGTCGCAGCGGACGGTCGGGGTGTAG